One window of Desulfovibrio sp. genomic DNA carries:
- a CDS encoding tetratricopeptide repeat protein produces MRKSLALFILLLTLVGLGCAKKAPPPPPEPTAQEYFDSGLRAYKTESFQQAAQYFEMAAGKSPSMQDAHYYLGLSYWKLNMLGNAKKSFVEVLNLNPGHLYARESLGILLYREANFAEAKRNLEAAKNLASINPEVYLALGRIYVMESNCPEALEAFQRGLNVDSANLALKSELDQAKKTCGKPGKATPKRKVQGAPMESLQGGAAPLAPGQF; encoded by the coding sequence ATGAGAAAGTCCCTTGCACTTTTTATTCTGCTCCTGACCCTGGTGGGTCTGGGCTGCGCCAAGAAGGCCCCGCCCCCACCCCCCGAACCCACGGCCCAGGAATATTTCGACTCCGGGTTGCGTGCCTACAAGACGGAAAGCTTCCAGCAGGCAGCGCAGTACTTTGAGATGGCCGCAGGCAAGAGCCCCAGCATGCAGGACGCCCACTACTATCTTGGCCTGTCCTACTGGAAGCTCAACATGCTGGGCAATGCCAAGAAAAGTTTCGTGGAAGTGCTCAACTTAAATCCCGGGCATCTGTACGCGCGCGAGTCCCTGGGCATTCTCCTGTACAGGGAGGCCAACTTCGCCGAGGCCAAGCGCAACCTGGAGGCAGCCAAGAACCTGGCTTCCATCAACCCGGAGGTCTACTTGGCCCTGGGCCGCATCTATGTCATGGAATCGAACTGCCCCGAGGCGCTTGAAGCCTTCCAACGGGGCCTGAACGTGGACTCGGCCAATCTTGCCCTCAAGAGCGAGCTCGACCAGGCCAAGAAGACCTGCGGCAAGCCTGGAAAGGCCACACCCAAACGCAAGGTGCAAGGCGCACCGATGGAATCGCTGCAGGGCGGGGCTGCTCCGCTCGCCCCTGGCCAGTTCTAG
- a CDS encoding FecR domain-containing protein, protein MAFADNPKPAGTVDDLAGQAEAKTGQDGPRKLAKGSPVFAQDVISTPTAKDKARIAFADGSALEIGPESMVALKDFSFDEANKNNSKQVISMGKGIFRFVTGKVVAQNPDNLKIESPLSVIGIRGTTTDHWIQTKQKNVGGKLVTDIEAELHALRETKPGNEVVVKSETETLVLKKPGDVAWVRPKLPGSVRPLTDEEKQSFGSSATKRENFDPAPPRRGLPGGGG, encoded by the coding sequence GTGGCATTTGCCGACAATCCCAAACCGGCGGGCACTGTGGACGACTTGGCCGGACAGGCCGAAGCCAAGACGGGACAGGACGGGCCGCGCAAGCTGGCCAAGGGGTCGCCCGTGTTTGCCCAGGACGTGATCAGCACCCCCACGGCCAAGGACAAGGCCCGCATCGCCTTTGCGGACGGTTCCGCCCTGGAGATCGGACCCGAGTCCATGGTCGCGCTCAAGGACTTTTCCTTTGACGAGGCCAACAAGAATAATTCCAAGCAGGTCATCTCCATGGGCAAGGGGATTTTCCGGTTCGTCACCGGCAAGGTGGTGGCCCAGAACCCGGACAACCTGAAAATCGAGAGCCCGCTCTCGGTCATCGGTATCCGGGGAACCACCACGGACCACTGGATTCAGACCAAGCAGAAGAACGTCGGCGGCAAGCTGGTCACGGATATCGAAGCGGAACTCCACGCCCTGCGCGAAACCAAGCCAGGGAACGAAGTGGTTGTCAAAAGCGAGACCGAGACTTTGGTGCTGAAGAAACCCGGCGATGTGGCCTGGGTGCGCCCCAAGCTGCCCGGAAGCGTGCGCCCGCTCACGGACGAGGAGAAGCAAAGCTTCGGCTCTTCAGCCACGAAGCGAGAAAACTTCGACCCGGCGCCGCCGCGCAGAGGGCTGCCCGGAGGCGGAGGTTGA
- a CDS encoding MerR family transcriptional regulator encodes MLLHGFKAKESGGNARILSLPYNTPRPSHFPSRCGRPGRNPACPNRRRRGLPVSGEKPKKTYKIGQIAGLLGLKPFVLRFWETEFPALEPIRTPKGQRVYTEAHLRLLKTIQRLLHEEGMTLEGARRKLAERERGNQLKTLVERELLAIRSLLDPKD; translated from the coding sequence ATGTTGCTACACGGTTTCAAAGCAAAGGAATCAGGCGGAAACGCTCGGATTCTTTCTCTTCCCTACAACACCCCTCGGCCGTCGCACTTTCCTTCTCGCTGTGGCCGACCCGGGCGAAACCCTGCCTGCCCCAACCGGAGGCGGCGAGGACTGCCGGTGAGCGGCGAAAAACCGAAGAAGACATACAAGATCGGGCAGATAGCCGGGCTACTCGGTCTTAAGCCATTCGTTCTGCGCTTCTGGGAAACGGAGTTTCCGGCGCTTGAACCTATCCGCACGCCCAAAGGCCAGCGCGTCTACACCGAGGCTCACCTGCGCCTGCTCAAAACCATCCAGCGGCTTCTCCACGAAGAAGGCATGACTCTTGAAGGAGCCCGCCGGAAGCTGGCTGAGCGTGAACGCGGGAATCAACTGAAAACCCTTGTGGAACGTGAACTTCTTGCAATCCGCTCCCTGCTCGACCCAAAGGACTGA
- a CDS encoding MBOAT family protein — protein sequence MPVDSPLFLLAFLPVLLGLFVLCPAGSRNILLLAASILFYSLSDPTSLPVFALSIAFNMLMGLAIERASGSSRHNVLALGVAANLVLLAWSKYLTFLMAQIPGLGFLKAVAPASMPLGVSFFTFSAIAYLVDIGRGQGKAERNIISFGLFMAFFPKITAGPIARWRDMFPDGGQPGRPSLEDVREGLIRMGIGLAKKVLIAGAMGPMADAAFGEPAGRLDMGTAWLGLVSYSLQLYFDFSGYTDMAVGIGRMFGYKLPENFNYPYVSQSVREFWRRWHMTLSSWFRDYLYIPLGGGRVAPWKIQRNLLIVFVLCGLWHGASWSFVVWGLWHGVFLAMERTAVGKALDRLPRPLRHVYGLLAVGIGWVFFRASDFTQAVAYLQALAGLNSSGFEYTWMVRMTREYMTLLAVGLVGCIPTVPWLAERLGRAGRVAGQIAAPVFLALALMQLAAGSHSPFIYAQF from the coding sequence ATGCCTGTTGATTCGCCGCTTTTTCTCCTGGCCTTTTTGCCCGTCCTGCTCGGACTGTTCGTTCTGTGCCCTGCCGGTTCGCGCAACATCCTGCTCCTGGCCGCCAGCATTCTTTTTTATTCACTGAGCGACCCCACATCCCTGCCGGTCTTCGCCCTCTCCATAGCCTTCAACATGCTCATGGGCTTGGCCATCGAGCGAGCGTCCGGTTCCTCCAGGCACAACGTCCTGGCACTGGGCGTGGCAGCGAACCTCGTTTTGCTGGCTTGGTCGAAGTACCTCACCTTCCTCATGGCCCAGATACCCGGCCTTGGTTTCCTGAAGGCCGTGGCACCGGCTTCCATGCCGCTCGGAGTGTCCTTCTTCACGTTCTCGGCCATAGCCTACCTGGTGGACATTGGCCGGGGACAGGGCAAGGCCGAGAGGAACATCATCAGTTTTGGCCTGTTCATGGCCTTTTTTCCGAAGATTACGGCTGGCCCCATTGCCCGCTGGCGGGACATGTTCCCGGATGGAGGTCAGCCGGGGCGGCCCTCGCTGGAGGATGTTCGCGAAGGCCTGATCCGCATGGGCATTGGGCTGGCCAAGAAGGTGCTCATTGCCGGGGCAATGGGGCCCATGGCAGACGCCGCCTTTGGCGAGCCGGCCGGCCGCCTGGATATGGGCACAGCCTGGCTAGGGCTGGTGAGCTATTCCCTGCAGCTCTACTTCGATTTTTCCGGGTACACGGACATGGCCGTGGGCATTGGGCGGATGTTCGGCTACAAATTGCCTGAGAACTTCAACTACCCCTATGTCAGCCAGTCCGTTCGCGAATTCTGGCGGCGCTGGCACATGACGCTCTCCTCCTGGTTCCGGGACTACCTGTACATCCCCCTGGGCGGAGGCCGGGTGGCCCCCTGGAAAATCCAGCGCAACCTGCTCATCGTGTTCGTGCTCTGCGGGTTGTGGCACGGGGCCAGCTGGAGCTTCGTGGTCTGGGGGTTGTGGCACGGAGTGTTTTTGGCCATGGAGCGCACGGCTGTGGGGAAGGCCCTGGACAGGCTGCCCAGGCCGCTTCGGCACGTGTACGGACTGCTGGCCGTGGGCATAGGCTGGGTTTTCTTCAGAGCATCGGACTTCACCCAGGCTGTGGCCTATCTTCAGGCTCTGGCCGGGCTTAATTCCAGCGGTTTCGAATATACCTGGATGGTGCGCATGACCCGGGAATACATGACCCTTCTGGCCGTGGGTCTGGTCGGATGCATCCCCACGGTTCCCTGGCTGGCCGAACGGTTGGGCAGGGCGGGAAGAGTGGCGGGCCAGATTGCGGCCCCGGTCTTTCTGGCTCTGGCGCTCATGCAACTGGCGGCTGGCTCCCATTCACCCTTCATCTACGCCCAGTTCTGA
- a CDS encoding methyl-accepting chemotaxis protein yields the protein MKLSTKLYGGFGVIVFLVAGIGFYAVQQMAAIHAETSLLAEDWLPSIVRLGQVNDAMQTYRRYELLLVVSSEEKQMRRYEELMRDTLSALDKSLSEYDKLITADQVEERNEFDKLKSLWKGYIAESAKIQKMAWMNRDKAGELAAGESAKFIQETITELNKLISINTKGGERSASMAQEAFSSGKLKLLLALALAVSAGLTLAFFTSRNVLGQLGEDPGYLQSVATEIAAGNLDVRFKPVSGTGGVYAVLIKMVTTLKEKIAEADAKSTDAAKQAKAAEEATQVAEEAKKQAEQAKADGMLQAAAKLEDVAAIISSASEQLAAQVEQSSRGAEEQSGRVGETATSMEEMNATVLEVARNASQAAETSEQAKSKAQEGSAVVGEVVREIGQVERQALELKTDMATLGAQADSIGRIMNVISDIADQTNLLALNAAIEAARAGEAGRGFAVVADEVRKLAEKTMSATKEVGIAISDIQDGTRKNVANVERTVDQIEKATGLAGKSGEALTSIVGLVDLSTDQVRSIATASEQQSAASEEINRAIEDISRISSETSDAMRQSAQAVTELAGQAQVLSRLIDELKSEGGAGGQSSTLAGRRQKALGA from the coding sequence ATGAAACTTTCCACAAAGTTGTACGGTGGTTTCGGCGTCATAGTTTTCTTGGTGGCTGGCATCGGATTCTATGCTGTCCAACAGATGGCTGCCATCCATGCAGAAACGTCACTTCTTGCTGAGGACTGGCTGCCGAGCATCGTCCGGCTGGGGCAGGTGAATGATGCGATGCAGACTTACCGGCGCTATGAGCTTCTCCTCGTCGTCTCCTCCGAGGAAAAGCAAATGCGCAGATACGAAGAGCTCATGCGGGATACGCTCTCGGCCCTCGACAAATCTTTATCCGAGTACGATAAGCTCATCACAGCAGACCAAGTTGAAGAACGGAATGAATTCGATAAGTTGAAAAGCTTGTGGAAGGGCTACATCGCTGAGAGTGCAAAAATACAGAAAATGGCATGGATGAACAGGGACAAGGCGGGGGAACTCGCTGCAGGTGAATCCGCAAAATTCATCCAAGAAACCATTACCGAGTTGAACAAGCTCATCTCCATCAACACCAAGGGTGGCGAGCGGAGCGCATCCATGGCGCAGGAAGCATTCAGTTCTGGCAAACTCAAGCTTCTGCTGGCCCTCGCCTTGGCAGTTTCAGCCGGGCTGACCTTGGCTTTCTTCACATCGAGGAATGTTTTGGGGCAACTGGGTGAAGACCCGGGCTATCTCCAGTCCGTGGCCACGGAAATCGCAGCCGGCAACCTGGACGTGCGCTTCAAGCCCGTGAGCGGCACTGGCGGCGTGTATGCCGTGCTCATCAAAATGGTGACCACCTTGAAAGAAAAGATTGCCGAAGCCGATGCAAAATCTACGGATGCAGCCAAGCAGGCCAAAGCCGCGGAAGAAGCCACACAGGTAGCGGAAGAAGCCAAGAAGCAGGCCGAACAGGCCAAGGCCGACGGCATGCTTCAGGCCGCGGCCAAGCTGGAGGACGTGGCGGCAATCATTTCCTCCGCATCGGAGCAACTGGCGGCCCAGGTGGAACAGTCAAGCCGGGGTGCTGAGGAACAGTCGGGCCGGGTGGGCGAGACAGCCACTTCCATGGAAGAAATGAACGCGACGGTGCTCGAAGTCGCCAGAAACGCTTCCCAAGCCGCGGAAACGTCCGAGCAGGCCAAGAGCAAGGCCCAGGAAGGCTCGGCAGTGGTGGGCGAGGTAGTACGCGAAATCGGCCAGGTGGAACGCCAGGCCCTGGAACTCAAGACAGACATGGCCACCCTGGGCGCCCAGGCCGATTCCATCGGCAGGATTATGAACGTGATTTCCGACATCGCGGACCAGACCAACCTTCTTGCCTTGAACGCAGCCATCGAAGCGGCCCGCGCTGGCGAAGCTGGACGCGGATTCGCGGTGGTTGCCGACGAGGTGCGCAAGCTGGCCGAAAAGACCATGTCCGCCACCAAGGAAGTGGGAATAGCCATAAGCGACATTCAGGACGGTACGAGAAAGAACGTAGCCAACGTTGAGCGCACCGTTGACCAGATAGAAAAGGCGACCGGACTTGCCGGCAAGTCCGGGGAAGCATTGACCTCCATTGTCGGACTTGTGGACCTCTCCACAGACCAGGTCCGATCAATCGCAACTGCTTCCGAGCAGCAGTCCGCCGCCAGCGAGGAGATCAATCGCGCCATCGAGGACATCAGCCGGATTTCCAGCGAAACGTCCGACGCCATGCGCCAATCCGCCCAGGCCGTCACCGAACTTGCCGGTCAGGCCCAGGTACTCAGCCGCCTCATTGACGAATTAAAGTCCGAAGGCGGAGCGGGGGGGCAATCCAGCACGCTTGCAGGGCGCAGACAGAAAGCTTTGGGGGCGTAG
- a CDS encoding phenylalanine--tRNA ligase subunit beta produces the protein MLLSLNWLREFVPYEGPIDTLADRLTMLGLEVEGISRPFAACTDVVVGHVITREQHPDADKLSLCTVDVGETAPLQIVCGAANVAAGQYVPVAKIGTLLPGGLAIKKSKIRGVESFGMICSETELGLAEKSDGILVLEGTPAPGKTLASAMGLDDVVLEIGITPNRADCLSILGLAREAAMAFGLPLTLPKVHIKEDGPDASSLVSIRIPEPDLCPVYRARVIRGVEIKPSPAWMRYRLTAMGQRPVNNIVDVTNYVMLELGQPLHAFDKALLAGDFIEIKRASEGMRFTTLDGQERLLTARDLLICDSAKAVALAGVMGGENTEISTRSTEVLLECAVFNPASIRKTARRLGLSSESSYRFERGVDQPGSLYAMNRAAALMALVSDGRVLPGIAGAEPKPWVSTPISFRPAKAVSLLGIDLSGDFCRKTFQGLGCDVQTKSTDAWTITPPPARLDLEREVDLIEEVARVYGMDRIPAAMPKMLKSLDVPDKLGAEVPFLRRLKTWACGAGLRETVNYSFVGQHELDLLGLPGEGRVPVANPLSEDQNVMRTALAPGLLKAVRHNLNQGNTTLRLFEVAKAFTADPASETTVREAHRLGLALYGARFGAFPWPEEKADYSDLKGMVENLLDSLGLPEAQYAVEKDHPWLSPCVRVTAAGRALGVMGRILPDIAESFEAKNDLWVAELDAEALMNLHQHRSTRYAGLPKFPPSRRDMTLVMPVSLSVADVLAAISTHKSGIFEDVSVCDLFEPEGESVRNVTFRVTYRHPERTLTDKDVDKNHAGLCEALTKSLPVRFQ, from the coding sequence ATGCTTCTCTCTCTCAATTGGCTTCGCGAGTTCGTCCCTTACGAGGGTCCCATCGACACCCTGGCCGACCGGCTGACCATGCTCGGCCTCGAAGTGGAAGGCATAAGCCGCCCTTTCGCTGCCTGCACCGACGTGGTGGTGGGCCATGTCATCACCCGCGAACAACACCCGGACGCGGACAAGCTCTCCCTGTGCACAGTTGACGTGGGCGAAACCGCCCCGCTCCAGATCGTTTGCGGCGCAGCCAATGTCGCTGCCGGGCAATACGTGCCCGTGGCCAAGATAGGCACCTTGCTTCCCGGCGGACTTGCCATAAAAAAGAGCAAGATCCGCGGAGTGGAATCCTTCGGGATGATCTGCTCCGAAACGGAACTCGGCCTGGCCGAGAAGAGCGACGGAATACTCGTTCTTGAAGGCACGCCCGCTCCGGGCAAGACACTGGCCAGCGCCATGGGCCTGGACGACGTGGTGCTGGAGATCGGTATCACCCCCAACCGGGCTGATTGCCTCTCCATTTTGGGCCTGGCCCGGGAAGCGGCAATGGCTTTCGGCCTGCCCCTGACGCTGCCCAAGGTGCACATCAAAGAGGACGGCCCGGACGCTTCCTCTCTGGTTTCCATTCGCATCCCTGAGCCCGACTTGTGCCCCGTGTACCGGGCGCGCGTCATACGCGGCGTGGAAATCAAGCCCTCACCCGCCTGGATGCGTTACCGCCTCACCGCAATGGGCCAGCGGCCTGTGAACAACATCGTGGACGTCACCAACTACGTGATGCTCGAACTTGGGCAGCCCCTGCATGCGTTCGACAAAGCTCTGTTGGCCGGGGACTTCATCGAAATAAAACGCGCTTCCGAGGGAATGCGTTTTACCACCCTGGACGGGCAGGAACGCCTTCTCACCGCACGCGATCTGCTCATCTGCGATTCGGCCAAAGCCGTGGCTCTGGCGGGGGTCATGGGCGGCGAAAATACGGAGATATCGACGCGTTCCACCGAAGTGCTCCTGGAATGCGCCGTGTTCAATCCGGCCAGCATCCGAAAGACCGCCCGCCGTTTGGGGCTTTCCAGCGAATCCTCCTACCGCTTCGAGCGCGGTGTGGACCAGCCCGGTTCACTGTACGCCATGAACCGCGCAGCAGCCCTCATGGCCCTGGTTTCCGATGGCCGCGTCCTCCCTGGCATAGCCGGAGCTGAACCCAAACCCTGGGTTTCCACTCCCATATCCTTCCGCCCGGCCAAGGCCGTGAGCCTCTTGGGCATCGACCTTTCCGGCGATTTCTGCCGCAAGACCTTCCAGGGCCTGGGCTGCGACGTGCAGACCAAGTCCACTGATGCCTGGACGATCACTCCCCCTCCTGCCAGGCTCGACCTCGAGCGCGAGGTGGACCTCATAGAGGAAGTGGCCAGGGTCTACGGCATGGACCGCATCCCCGCGGCCATGCCAAAGATGCTGAAGTCCCTTGACGTGCCGGACAAGCTGGGAGCCGAAGTACCCTTTTTGCGCCGTCTGAAGACCTGGGCCTGCGGTGCCGGGCTCCGCGAAACCGTCAACTATTCTTTTGTGGGCCAGCATGAACTGGATCTTCTCGGCCTGCCCGGCGAGGGGCGCGTTCCCGTGGCCAATCCTCTGTCCGAGGACCAGAACGTCATGCGTACGGCACTCGCACCCGGACTTCTCAAGGCCGTCCGCCACAACCTGAACCAAGGCAACACTACCCTGCGCCTGTTCGAGGTGGCCAAGGCATTTACGGCGGACCCGGCCAGCGAGACCACCGTGCGGGAAGCCCACCGCCTGGGCCTCGCTCTGTACGGAGCCCGTTTCGGCGCGTTCCCCTGGCCCGAGGAAAAGGCGGATTATTCGGACCTCAAAGGTATGGTGGAAAATCTGCTCGACTCCCTTGGCCTGCCAGAAGCCCAGTATGCGGTTGAAAAGGACCACCCCTGGCTCTCTCCCTGCGTGCGCGTAACTGCCGCCGGTCGAGCGCTTGGTGTCATGGGCCGCATCCTGCCTGACATCGCCGAGAGCTTCGAAGCCAAGAATGACCTGTGGGTTGCCGAATTAGACGCCGAGGCACTCATGAACCTGCACCAGCACCGTTCGACGCGCTATGCCGGGCTCCCCAAGTTCCCGCCATCCCGCCGGGACATGACCCTTGTCATGCCCGTCTCTCTCTCTGTGGCGGACGTGTTGGCCGCCATCAGCACCCACAAGTCCGGCATTTTTGAGGATGTTTCGGTCTGCGATCTCTTCGAGCCCGAAGGGGAAAGCGTCAGGAACGTGACCTTCCGTGTCACCTACCGGCATCCCGAACGCACCCTCACGGACAAAGACGTGGACAAGAACCACGCCGGTCTGTGCGAAGCTCTGACCAAGTCGTTGCCAGTGCGTTTCCAGTAA
- the pheS gene encoding phenylalanine--tRNA ligase subunit alpha, which translates to MSLGQALIEELTALAGEAANTLGQAPSFENLEELRVAYLGRKGRLAQIMAKLPGLTPEEKREAGQTANTVKEELTGRYTLRLEALKRAQDEAMLAGFDPALPGRSSHVGGLHPLSIVTEEICQAFSGMGFEVVTGPEIETDFYNFEALNFPPEHPARDMQDTLYIADNILLRTHTSPLQVRTLLSRKPPVAAIAPGKVYRRDSDLTHSPMFHQIEGFLVDKGVTMADLRGTLTFFVHRIFGPETLVRFRPSFFPFTEPSAEVDISCVMCEGKGHINGETCRVCKSTGWVEILGCGMIDPNVLTAVDIDPEVYSGFAFGMGVERVTMLKYGVGDLRLFFENDIRFLGQFA; encoded by the coding sequence GTGAGTCTTGGCCAGGCTCTCATAGAGGAATTGACCGCCCTGGCCGGGGAAGCTGCAAACACCCTCGGCCAGGCACCCTCTTTCGAGAATCTGGAAGAACTGCGCGTCGCCTACCTTGGCCGCAAGGGCCGCCTGGCCCAGATCATGGCCAAACTCCCCGGCCTTACGCCTGAAGAGAAGCGCGAGGCCGGCCAGACTGCCAATACCGTGAAGGAGGAGCTGACGGGCCGCTACACTCTGCGCCTGGAAGCCCTCAAACGTGCCCAGGACGAAGCCATGCTCGCGGGGTTCGATCCCGCTTTGCCTGGCAGATCGAGCCATGTGGGCGGCCTGCACCCGTTGAGCATCGTCACCGAGGAAATCTGCCAGGCTTTTTCCGGCATGGGTTTCGAGGTGGTCACCGGCCCTGAGATCGAAACCGACTTCTACAACTTCGAGGCCCTCAACTTCCCTCCCGAGCACCCCGCCCGGGACATGCAGGATACGCTCTACATAGCGGACAACATCCTGCTGCGCACCCACACGTCTCCCCTGCAGGTACGCACCCTTCTTTCCCGCAAGCCGCCCGTGGCCGCCATCGCCCCGGGCAAGGTCTACCGCCGCGACTCGGATCTCACCCACTCCCCCATGTTCCACCAGATCGAAGGTTTTCTCGTGGACAAGGGAGTGACCATGGCGGACCTTCGGGGCACGCTCACTTTTTTCGTACACAGGATTTTCGGACCTGAAACCCTGGTCCGGTTCCGCCCGAGCTTCTTCCCATTCACCGAACCCAGCGCCGAGGTCGATATCTCCTGCGTCATGTGCGAGGGCAAGGGACACATAAACGGCGAGACCTGCCGGGTGTGCAAGTCCACGGGTTGGGTCGAGATTCTGGGCTGCGGCATGATCGACCCCAACGTGCTTACGGCCGTGGACATCGACCCGGAAGTATACTCCGGATTCGCCTTCGGCATGGGCGTGGAACGCGTTACCATGCTCAAGTACGGCGTCGGGGACCTGCGGCTCTTTTTCGAAAACGATATCCGGTTCCTGGGCCAGTTCGCCTAG
- the rplT gene encoding 50S ribosomal protein L20, with translation MRVKRGQAAHKRHKKYLKLAKGFVGARSVLYETARENVERAMAYAYRDRKVKKREFRKLWIMRINAGARENGMSYGKFIHGLALAGVELDRKVLADMAVREKAGFAKLVEMAKAKVSA, from the coding sequence ATGCGCGTCAAACGCGGACAGGCTGCTCACAAGCGGCACAAAAAGTATTTGAAGTTGGCCAAGGGCTTCGTCGGCGCCCGTTCGGTGCTCTACGAGACCGCCCGCGAGAACGTCGAACGCGCCATGGCGTACGCCTACCGCGACCGCAAGGTGAAGAAGCGCGAGTTCCGCAAGCTGTGGATCATGCGCATCAACGCCGGCGCCCGCGAGAACGGCATGAGCTACGGCAAGTTCATCCATGGTCTGGCCCTGGCCGGCGTGGAGCTGGACCGCAAGGTTCTGGCCGACATGGCCGTTCGCGAAAAGGCCGGTTTCGCCAAGCTGGTCGAGATGGCTAAAGCCAAGGTTTCCGCGTGA
- the rpmI gene encoding 50S ribosomal protein L35 gives MPKMKTNKSAAKRFTTTGTGKFRRRQQNKRHILTKKSAKRKRALSSSLIVDSANEGAVSRLLPYA, from the coding sequence ATGCCTAAAATGAAGACCAACAAGAGCGCGGCCAAGCGCTTCACCACCACCGGCACCGGCAAGTTCCGCCGTCGCCAACAGAACAAGCGCCACATCCTGACCAAGAAGAGCGCCAAGCGCAAACGCGCCTTGTCGTCTTCCCTCATCGTGGATTCGGCCAATGAAGGCGCCGTGAGCCGCCTGCTGCCTTACGCCTAG
- a CDS encoding translation initiation factor IF-3 encodes MTSASDTARCNHQIRAREVRVIADDGSQLGIIPTSEALRLAQEKGLDLVEVAAAADPPVCRIMDYGKFKYQQQKKQQEARKKATVILVKEIKVRPKTDEHDYQTKLKHIRRFLEDGDRCKVAVFFRGREVVHKDRGARILERIVVDLGDLAKVEQEPRFEGRIMNMMLAPTVKKKP; translated from the coding sequence ATAACTTCTGCCAGTGACACCGCCCGCTGCAATCATCAGATCCGCGCCCGCGAGGTGCGGGTGATCGCCGACGATGGCTCGCAACTGGGGATCATACCCACGAGCGAGGCCCTGCGCCTAGCCCAGGAAAAAGGATTGGACCTGGTCGAGGTGGCCGCCGCCGCCGATCCCCCTGTGTGCCGGATCATGGACTATGGCAAGTTCAAGTACCAGCAGCAGAAGAAGCAACAGGAAGCCCGGAAGAAAGCCACTGTTATCCTCGTCAAGGAAATCAAGGTCCGGCCCAAGACTGACGAGCATGACTACCAGACCAAGCTGAAGCACATCCGCCGCTTCCTGGAAGACGGCGACCGCTGCAAAGTGGCTGTATTCTTCCGCGGACGCGAAGTGGTTCACAAGGACCGCGGCGCGAGGATCCTGGAACGCATCGTGGTCGACCTGGGCGATCTGGCAAAGGTGGAGCAGGAACCCCGGTTCGAGGGACGCATCATGAACATGATGCTGGCCCCCACTGTAAAGAAGAAGCCATAG